GAACAGGTAGTTTCCTGAGGGAAACTACCTGCTGGGAAATATATTAGTTTCTGGAAACGCGACCACCGCGTGAACCGCCACCATTGTTAGATGATCTGCCGCTGCCGCTGGATTGTCTGCCGCCGCTATTGCCGTTTCCTACAGATTGCCTGGTGCCGCCGCCATTGTTGGTTCTGCCCGGGGTGTAGTTACCACCGCCATTTGATCCGCCATTGTTGGTTCTGCCCGGGGTATAGTTACCGCCACCGTTAGATCCGCCATTGTTCACTCTTCCAGGGGTGTAGTTCCCACCACCATTGTTAGTTCTGCCCGGTGTATAACTGCCACCGCCATTATTAGTCCTTCCCGGTGTATAACCGCCTCTGCCGCCATAATTTCCACCACGATCTACCCTGCCGCTATTCCTGTTATTACGATAGTTATCCACCACAACCCTGTTCCGCTGAATCACGGTTACAGAAGTCATGCGGGTAGGTCTGTACATTACACGTGCAGGCTGGATTCTGCGGGTAGGTACAACTACATAGCGGGTACGGTAATGTGCACAGTAAGGACGGTATTCGTAATAAGGCATTGGACGCCATGGACGCCACCATACCGGATGTGCTACCCATGTGAATGGTGAGATCCATACAGTGTAAGCCGGTGCATATACAAAGCGAACACATGGCCAGAACCACACATTTACAATAATCCCCTCGGGGCTTGAAACGGATGGACCGTGGCTGGCAGGACTGTAATTAAATACATTGTCGGCCTCAGGCAATGGCTCTGCTATGGTAGATTCACCATAAATATCAGCATCCCCTTCTATCTGGATCACTGCATTGTCATCAGCAGTTTTCTCAAGAGAGATCACGGCAACGTCCTGACTTTCAGTGGGCGATACCAGGGCCTGCAGTACAAATATCTGTACATCGTCCTGCTTCTTTCCTGTAACACGCACATAATCAATCTGTCCGTCTCCATTCAGGTCGAGGTTATTGATTTTATTATCCTGTGTGTTTAATAATTTTTCGAATTCTTCAGGTGATCCTGCCTTTTTAAATAAATCCAAAGCTCCCTGTAAACTGAAATTGTCCCCGGGTAAACCGGTAGAATCTGCTTCCTGATCCTGCGCGCTGGCGGAAACTGCTATAGCAAAACATAGGAGCAGTGCAGAAATGGTTTTTGAAAGGTGCATACGATGTTGTTTAGATCGTTAGGGAAGTGAAATTACAAATAGTTTAATTATATTATATAAAAACTGTGCCAATTGGATGGGTTCGGTCTTTTTGTTGTATAACTAATTGATAATTAATGTGAAAATAATTGAACGTATAAAATAATTTTATTTGTCTATCTGATTGTGATTCTTGATGATTTAGATTTTTTTTGATCTTAATTCAATTTTTATTCCTAATTTGGTGCCGTCAATCGTAAGGTCCGGGCTACCGGATCACTCTACTTAAACCGCAACTCGCATACTGTTTTTGGGCCACCAAATTAGGACATTGTTTGAATAATGATAGTCACCATTTTGTTTTCAAACATACTTAATAAATAAAACCATTTACGATTTTTCGTGAATAGTGCTTAAACCGCAACTCGCATACTGCTTTTGGACCTTTTTTTTTAAACGCTGCATTCAGTGGTGTGATGCCTGGCTATTAGCCTGTCGTCATAAGTATTAAATACTGTCAATTATGATCTGAAAAAGGTGCAGGTCATAAAACACAGTATCTGAAATTGCACAGGTATTGTGTTACAACAACCGAATTAGAGCAAAAAGATGAGTAAAATGTTACGTGCGAAGATGGCGGGAATAGCCCGGGTAAACAGTGCAAAAGAAAGAGGAATCTGGCCTTATTTCCGACCTATCTCTTCCGGTCAGGACACTGAGGTAGAAATTGAGGGTAAGAAAGTACTGATGTTTGGATCCAATTCCTATCTCGGGCTCACAAACCATCCTCAGGTAATAGCAGCAGCTATTAAGGCGACAGAAAAATACGGAACCGGTTGTGCGGGGTCGCGTTTTCTGAATGGAACCCTGGATTTACATCTGGAATTAGAAGCGAGGCTGGCAAAGTTTGTAGGCAAAGAAAACGCCATCGTATTCAGCACTGGTTTTCAAGCCAACCTGGGTGCCTTGTCAAGTCTGACCGGCCGCAATGATTACATCCTGCTGGATGAACTGGATCACGCTTCCATTATTGATGGTAGCCGTTTATCCTTCTCCAAGGTGGTCAAATACAAGCACAATGATATGGACAGCCTCGAAGCCAAGCTACAGGCATTGCCATCAACAGCGGTGCGTTTAATTGCTATAGACGGGGTGTTCAGCATGGAAGGCGATCTGGCTAAACTGCCTGATATCGTATCGCTGGCTGATACCTATGGTGCAAATATCATGGTAGACGATGCACACGGTCTGGGTATCTTAGGAATGAATGGTACCGGTACCGCTTCTCACTTTGGTCTTACTGACAAGGTTGATGTGATCATGGGTACTTTCAGCAAATCCTTTGCTTCCCTGGGGGGCTTTATTGCTGCTGACAATACCATTATTGAGTACCTGAAACACACTGCCCGCGCACTGATCTTCAGCGCAAGCATGACCCCTGCTGCTGTGGCTAGTGTACTGGCTACGCTGGATATTATTGAATCAGAACCTGATCATATCAAGAGATTGTGGGACAATACAGAGTATGCCCGCAAACTGCTGGAAGATGCTGGTTTTGACACGGGTGAAGTATCTGAAACCCCCATCATTCCTATTTACATCCGCAATGAAGAAGGGGTATTCAGCATTACCAAAAGATTACAGGAACTGGGGATCTTCGTGAACCCTGTCGTGCCACCTGCCGTTCCTCCTGATGCTACACTGATCCGTTTTTCACTGATGGCGACACATACCTTCAGCCAGATTGAAAAAGCCGTGGAAATGTTAGTGAAAGCATTCAAAGAAGAAGGCATTCCTTTAAGAGAAAAACATAACGGGAATATAGTGCTGCAATAACGCCTGTAACAATTAAAGCAAATAATAATGGACACCATACAGACACCTTCCGTTACCGCCACAACCACTGTAGTCAGAGGAAGCGCACCCGTTATCGAACCGGTGAGCACTAAACAGCAAATGAAATTATTCATTGACTTCCCGCATGACCTATACAGCAATGATCCCTTATATGTGCCCGAGTTGTTTATTGCACAACGCGATCTTTTAACGCCGGGCAAGCATCCTTTCCACGAACATTCACAAATACAACTGTTTCTCGCTTTTCGTGACAAAAAAATAGTAGGCCGTATAGCCGCTATCAACAATCGTAATCACAACGCGTTCAATGGCACCAACGATGGTTTCTTCGGATTTTTTGAATGTATCCCTGATGTGACTGTGAGCAATGCGCTGTTCAATGCAGCAGCAGAATGGTTAAAGAAACAGGGATTATCTACCATCATCGGACCAGTGAATTTCTCTACCAATGAAACCTGTGGGCTACTGATCGAAGGATTTGACAGTGCACCAGTCGTGATGATGACTTACAATCGCCCTTATTACATAGACCTGATTCAGGCCGCTGAGATGATAGAAAATGTGACACTGATCGCATGGCAGGTAACTGCCGAAGCCGTAGAAGATAAACCGCTGCGTATGATGCAGATGCTGGAAAACAGACTCGCCCAGCGAAATATCGTCATACGCAAAGTAAACCTGAAGAAGTTCGACGATGAGGTAGCGAAGATCAAAGAAGTGTATAATAAAGCATGGGATAAGAACTTTGGATTCGTTCCTATGACAGACAATGAATTCGCGTATCTGGCTAAGGACCTGAAATTAATAATGGATCCGGATCTGTGTATCGTGGCAGAAAGGGATGGACAGATAGTAGGTTTTTCCCTCTGTATTCCCGATCTGAACAAGGTGCTGATCAAGATCCGCAGAGGACGATTACTGCCTACGGGCCTTTTCAAACTCTTGCTGGGCAAGGGTAAGATCAAAAGTGTACGGGTAATAGCACTGGGCGTGCTGGAACCTGTTCGTAAGCTGGGAGTGGAAGCAGTCTTCTACGGCCGCATCATCAAAGAATGTCGCCGTAAGGGTATCAATGTGGCAGAAGCCTCCTGGATACTTGAACAGAATGACCTGATGAACAGTGCAATACAGGCTGTGAACGGCGTACCATACAAGCGATACAGGATTTACGAGAAAGCGATATGAGTAAAAAGGTATTGATTACAGGTGCAAGCGGGTTTCTGGGTTTCCATTTAATCGACGCTGCACTGGCAGCAGGAATGGAAGTGCACGCAGGAGTAAGGCCCTCTAGTGATGTAACACATTTACAACATCTGGAGATCTCTTTCGTGCACCTGGATTTTCGCAATGTACCTGCCATGGCAGCCTTGCTACAGGAACAGCAATATAGTGATATCATTCACGCTGCTGGCGCTACCCGTGCTAAGAACGAAGCCGCTTTCAACGAGGTCAATGCTACGTATACAGAAAACCTCCTGAAAGCAATCGTACAATCAGGTATTGAACTGAACAGGTTTGTGTATTTCAGTAGTCTGGCAGCAGTAGGGCCAAAAGCTTATGAAGCAAAATGGCCGGAGCAGGATGAATTATCGCCCGCACCCGTGACGCTGTATGGTAAGAGTAAACTGCTGGCAGAAAACCTCCTGAAGCAATATGCACAGATCCCCTGGGTAGTATTGCGCCCTACGGCCATCTACGGCCCCCGGGACAAGGACCTGTTTGTGTTGTTTAAAACGTATGGCTGGCGATTGGAACCCTATATGGGAAAAGGCCCCCAGCAGTTGAGTTTTGTCTATGTAAAAGATGTGGCACAGGCTGCCATTTGCGCGCTCAATGGACAAATTATACATACCTGTTATGATGTTTCTGACGGGAATAGTTATGATCGTTATGCATTGGCCAAAGTGACGAAACGATTGTTAGGCATCAAAACACTACGTATTCACATGCCATTAACATTGATCCGGTGGATAGCTGTAATGGCTGAGGCAACAAGTAAGGGCATGCCGTTGTTAAATAGGGACCGGTTAAATGAGCTGACTGCCCAAAACTGGAACTGTAGCATAATACGTATACAAAGAGAACTTGGGTACCAGCCTTACTTCTCCCTCGAGGAAGGAATGAGGGAAACACTGGACTGGTATACCGGGAACCACTGGTTATAACAAACGTTCACTAATTGAAAAACAAAGAGGCAAAAAGAAAATGAAACATCAAATTAAAGACGCAAACGGGAAGCTGGGAGTACTGATGCCAGGCCTTGGCGCAGTAGCAACCACTTTCATAGCTGGGGTGTTAGCTGTTAACAAAGGCTTTTCCAAGCCAATTGGATCGGTAACACAAATGGGACACATTCGTCTGGGTAAGAGAACAGACAATAACAATCCATTGATCAAAGATTTTGTTCCCTTAGCCAAGCTGGAAGATATCGTCTTCGGCGGCTGGGATGTTTATGAAGATAACGTGTATACAGCAGCGGTAAAAGCTGAAGTATTAGATAGGTTTCAGATTGAAGCAATTAAACCCGAGCTGGAAGCCATCGTTCCGATGAAGGCAGCTTTTGACAAAAACTTTGTTAAAAACCTGGATGGCACACATGTAAAGGATTTCAAGACGCGTTATGACCTGGCACAGATGGTGATGGAAGACATCAAAACCTTCCAGCAGAAAAATAACTGTGACCGTGTCGTAATGGTATGGTGTGGTTCTACTGAAATTTACCATCAGGCAGCAGACGTGCACAACTCCCTGGCAGCATTTGAGCAGGGATTGAAAGACAACGATGCAAGAATTGCTCCCAGTATGATTTACGCGTATGCGGCACTAAAACTGGGCGTACCTTTTGCCAACGGTGCACCTAACCTGACCTGCGACATTCCGGCCCTGGTAGAGCTGGCTCACCAGACCAAGACCCCGATTGCAGGTAAAGATTTCAAGACTGGTCAGACCCTGATGAAGACAATTCTGGCGCCGGGTCTGCAGGCGAGAGCCCTGGGTATGGAAGGCTGGTTCAGCACCAACATCCTCGGAAACCGCGATGGATGGGTGTTAGACGATCCTGACAACTTCAAAACCAAGGAAGTTTCCAAGCTCGGTGTTTTAGAAGATATTTTAAGTCCGGAAGAATATCCTGATCTTTACGGTGACCTTTACCACAAAATCCGTATTAACTATTATCCGCCGCGCAAGGATAATAAGGAAAGCTGGGATAACATCGACATCTTCGGCTGGTTAGGGTATAAAATGCAGATTAAAGTAAACTTCCTGTGCCGTGATTCAATTTTGGCCGCACCGATCGTACTGGACCTCGCATTATTTATTGACTTTGCTAAGCGTGCAGGCATGAGCGGCATACAGGAATGGCTTTCATTCTACCTGAAATCTCCTCAGACTGCCCCTGGCTTACGTCCTGAACATGATATTTTCAAACAGCTTATCAAGCTGCAAAATACCTTGCGCTACCTGATGGGTGAAGATCTGATCACGCATCTGGGACTGGACTATTACGAAGGAATTTTTGATACTGAATGATAAGAATACACAAATTAATCGCCACCAGCCTTGGCATTGGATACATTGGTAAGGGCGGAGGAACGGTTGCAGCTGCAGTCGCCGCTCTGGTCTGGTACCTGTTTTTGGCTGGTGGCCATCCTAGCAACTTTTGGACGGTGCTGTTTACAGTAGCCATCACCTTGTTAGGAATCTGGTCTGGTACGGCAGTAGAACCATATTGGGGCAAAGACGACAAAAAAGTGGTAATAGACGAAGTCGCCGGCATGTTCGTAACCGTCCTGTTCGTGCCTGTCACTCCGGCATATATGTTGGCCGGATTGGTATTATTTCGTTTTTTTGATATAGTAAAACCTTTATATATCAGGCGCACAGAGGCTCTTCCGGGAGGACTAGGGGTAATGATGGACGATATTGTAGCAGGTATCTATTCCAATATTTTGTTGCAACTGGCCATACATCTGTTTTAGAAGGTTTGGGTACGCGTTTTGCACAATTGTAGACCATATGCGATTTATTAAAGCACAAGCTTCGGCACTGGTAGCGACCGGAGTGCAATTTTCGGTATCCTTTTTACTATTATATATGTGGGAAGGATATGGTGTAGCTGCCAATGTGACAGGAGTGGCCT
This Chitinophaga sancti DNA region includes the following protein-coding sequences:
- a CDS encoding phosphatidylglycerophosphatase A is translated as MIRIHKLIATSLGIGYIGKGGGTVAAAVAALVWYLFLAGGHPSNFWTVLFTVAITLLGIWSGTAVEPYWGKDDKKVVIDEVAGMFVTVLFVPVTPAYMLAGLVLFRFFDIVKPLYIRRTEALPGGLGVMMDDIVAGIYSNILLQLAIHLF
- the spt gene encoding serine palmitoyltransferase → MSKMLRAKMAGIARVNSAKERGIWPYFRPISSGQDTEVEIEGKKVLMFGSNSYLGLTNHPQVIAAAIKATEKYGTGCAGSRFLNGTLDLHLELEARLAKFVGKENAIVFSTGFQANLGALSSLTGRNDYILLDELDHASIIDGSRLSFSKVVKYKHNDMDSLEAKLQALPSTAVRLIAIDGVFSMEGDLAKLPDIVSLADTYGANIMVDDAHGLGILGMNGTGTASHFGLTDKVDVIMGTFSKSFASLGGFIAADNTIIEYLKHTARALIFSASMTPAAVASVLATLDIIESEPDHIKRLWDNTEYARKLLEDAGFDTGEVSETPIIPIYIRNEEGVFSITKRLQELGIFVNPVVPPAVPPDATLIRFSLMATHTFSQIEKAVEMLVKAFKEEGIPLREKHNGNIVLQ
- a CDS encoding inositol-3-phosphate synthase → MKHQIKDANGKLGVLMPGLGAVATTFIAGVLAVNKGFSKPIGSVTQMGHIRLGKRTDNNNPLIKDFVPLAKLEDIVFGGWDVYEDNVYTAAVKAEVLDRFQIEAIKPELEAIVPMKAAFDKNFVKNLDGTHVKDFKTRYDLAQMVMEDIKTFQQKNNCDRVVMVWCGSTEIYHQAADVHNSLAAFEQGLKDNDARIAPSMIYAYAALKLGVPFANGAPNLTCDIPALVELAHQTKTPIAGKDFKTGQTLMKTILAPGLQARALGMEGWFSTNILGNRDGWVLDDPDNFKTKEVSKLGVLEDILSPEEYPDLYGDLYHKIRINYYPPRKDNKESWDNIDIFGWLGYKMQIKVNFLCRDSILAAPIVLDLALFIDFAKRAGMSGIQEWLSFYLKSPQTAPGLRPEHDIFKQLIKLQNTLRYLMGEDLITHLGLDYYEGIFDTE
- a CDS encoding NAD(P)-dependent oxidoreductase produces the protein MSKKVLITGASGFLGFHLIDAALAAGMEVHAGVRPSSDVTHLQHLEISFVHLDFRNVPAMAALLQEQQYSDIIHAAGATRAKNEAAFNEVNATYTENLLKAIVQSGIELNRFVYFSSLAAVGPKAYEAKWPEQDELSPAPVTLYGKSKLLAENLLKQYAQIPWVVLRPTAIYGPRDKDLFVLFKTYGWRLEPYMGKGPQQLSFVYVKDVAQAAICALNGQIIHTCYDVSDGNSYDRYALAKVTKRLLGIKTLRIHMPLTLIRWIAVMAEATSKGMPLLNRDRLNELTAQNWNCSIIRIQRELGYQPYFSLEEGMRETLDWYTGNHWL